Proteins from a genomic interval of Prionailurus viverrinus isolate Anna chromosome F2, UM_Priviv_1.0, whole genome shotgun sequence:
- the CA1 gene encoding carbonic anhydrase 1: MASSDWGYDDHNGPEQWGKLYPIANGNNQSPIDIKTSETKRDTSLKPISVSYNPATAKEIINVGHSFHVSFEDNDNRSVLRGGPLSESYRLSQFHFHWGRTNDYGSEHTVDGVKYSGELHIVHWNSAKYSSFAEAASQADGLAIIGVLMKVDKANPRLQKVLDALNAVKTKGKRAPFTNFDPSTLLPSSLDYWTYFGSLTHPPLHESVIWIICKESIGISPEQLAQFRSLLSNVEGDKAVPIQHNNRPPQPLKGRIVKASF, from the exons ATGGCGAGTTCTGACTGGGGATATGATGACCACAATG GTCCTGAACAATGGGGCAAGCTGTACCCCATTGCAAACGGAAATAACCAATCTCCCATTGACATTAAAACCAGTGAAACCAAACGTGACACCTCTCTTAAACCTATCAGTGTCTCCTACAATCCAGCCACAGCCAAAGAAATTATCAACGTGGGACATTCTTTCCACGTAAGCTTTGAGGACAATGATAACCGATCAG TGCTGAGAGGTGGTCCTCTTTCTGAAAGCTATAGGCTCAGTCAGTTCCATTTTCACTGGGGCCGCACAAATGACTATGGTTCTGAACACACAGTGGATGGAGTCAAATATTCTGGAGAG CTTCACATAGTTCACTGGAATTCTGCAAAATACTCCAGCTTTGCTGAAGCTGCCTCACAGGCTGATGGTTTGGCAATTATTGGTGTTTTGATGAAG gTTGATAAGGCCAACCCACGACTGCAGAAAGTACTTGATGCCCTAAACGCAGTTAAAACCAAG ggCAAACGAGCCCCATTCACAAATTTTGACCCCTCTActctccttccttcatccctGGATTACTGGACCTACTTTGGCTCTCTGACTCATCCTCCTCTTCATGAGAGTGTAATCTGGATCATCTGTAAGGAGAGCATTGGTATCAGCCCAGAACAG CTGGCACAGTTCCGAAGTCTTCTATCAAATGTTGAAGGTGACAAAGCTGTCCCCATTCAGCACAACAACCGACCACCTCAGCCTCTGAAGGGCAGAATAGTGAAAGCTTCATTCTGA